Proteins from a genomic interval of Chloroherpetonaceae bacterium:
- a CDS encoding amidohydrolase, whose translation MKPSLLAYMTVLLLAACHASPPSAELVLLNGKIITLEETQPEVEALAAAGDTILALGKNDEIRKFIGARTRVIDLQGKFAMPGFIEGHAHLVGLGQAQTILKLSRVKDWQEVAEMVKAAAEKLPAGTWIIGRGWHQEKFERMPEPNVDGYPTHDLISAVSPNHPVLLRHASGHLLFANKKAMELARISKETPSPVGGTIWRDRNGNAIGIFQETAQSLIEQAYQADLARRTPAEIDSAERQAIRLAIAEALSKGVTSFQDAGSSFETIDRLKDMADKGELPIRLWVMVSARETKLAERLPQYRLIGYAKHHLTVRAIKEYMDGALGSHGAWLLQPYSDLPSSTGQAVRSIEEIRATAALALKNGFQLCTHAIGDRANREVLNIYEQTFGQNGQNLRWRIEHAQHLDEADIPRFAKLGVIASMQAVHATSDAPFVLKRLSELRAQAGAYVWKKLLQTGAVVSNGTDAPVEDINPIACFYAAVTRKLKDGSVFFGDQAMTRLEALRSYTLAPAYAAFEEHLKGSLKVGKLADVVVLSKNLLTIPDEEILSTKVLCTIVGGKVVYENGLQ comes from the coding sequence ATGAAGCCTTCGCTGCTTGCTTACATGACAGTGCTGCTGCTGGCTGCTTGTCACGCATCTCCACCATCAGCAGAGTTAGTCTTGCTAAATGGCAAAATCATTACGCTGGAAGAAACTCAGCCAGAGGTAGAGGCTTTAGCCGCCGCAGGTGACACAATTCTGGCGTTGGGAAAAAATGATGAGATTCGAAAGTTTATCGGGGCGCGCACTCGAGTAATAGACCTGCAAGGCAAGTTTGCAATGCCCGGCTTCATCGAGGGGCATGCACATCTGGTGGGACTGGGGCAAGCACAGACTATTCTGAAGCTAAGTCGAGTCAAAGATTGGCAAGAGGTGGCAGAGATGGTGAAAGCCGCAGCAGAGAAACTGCCAGCAGGCACTTGGATTATAGGGCGGGGTTGGCATCAAGAAAAGTTTGAACGCATGCCAGAGCCAAATGTGGATGGCTACCCTACGCATGACCTAATTAGTGCTGTCTCGCCTAATCACCCTGTGCTCTTGCGCCACGCCAGTGGTCATTTGCTCTTTGCGAATAAAAAAGCCATGGAGCTGGCACGCATCAGCAAAGAGACGCCAAGCCCCGTAGGCGGAACTATCTGGCGCGACCGAAACGGCAACGCAATTGGCATTTTTCAGGAAACTGCACAGAGTCTAATTGAGCAGGCCTATCAAGCCGACCTTGCACGCCGCACCCCTGCAGAAATTGATTCTGCTGAGCGCCAAGCAATTCGCCTTGCAATTGCTGAAGCACTCTCCAAAGGTGTAACCAGCTTTCAAGACGCAGGCTCTTCGTTTGAGACGATTGACCGCCTGAAAGATATGGCTGACAAGGGCGAGCTGCCAATTCGACTTTGGGTAATGGTGAGTGCTCGTGAAACGAAGCTGGCTGAACGCTTGCCGCAGTATCGCCTGATTGGCTACGCCAAGCATCATTTGACGGTGCGCGCTATCAAAGAGTATATGGACGGAGCATTAGGCTCGCATGGTGCATGGCTATTGCAGCCCTACAGCGATTTGCCAAGCAGCACAGGTCAGGCAGTGCGTTCTATTGAGGAGATTCGTGCAACTGCAGCACTTGCCTTGAAAAATGGCTTTCAGCTATGCACGCATGCAATCGGAGATCGCGCAAATCGAGAGGTACTCAACATCTACGAGCAGACCTTCGGTCAAAACGGTCAGAACTTACGCTGGCGCATTGAACACGCACAACATCTCGATGAAGCCGACATTCCACGCTTTGCCAAGCTGGGCGTGATTGCATCAATGCAAGCCGTGCATGCAACCTCCGATGCACCGTTTGTGCTAAAGCGGCTCTCTGAACTGCGGGCGCAAGCGGGTGCATATGTTTGGAAAAAGCTTCTGCAAACAGGTGCGGTCGTCTCCAACGGCACAGATGCACCTGTTGAGGACATTAACCCAATTGCATGCTTTTACGCAGCTGTAACGCGCAAATTGAAAGATGGCAGCGTGTTCTTCGGCGACCAAGCAATGACGCGCTTGGAAGCCTTGCGCTCCTATACCCTCGCTCCAGCTTACGCCGCCTTTGAGGAGCACTTAAAAGGCTCACTGAAGGTGGGCAAGCTGGCTGATGTGGTGGTGCTCTCCAAAAACCTGCTCACGATTCCTGATGAGGAAATCCTCTCTACAAAAGTGCTTTGCACTATCGTGGGCGGCAAAGTCGTCTATGAGAACGGGCTGCAATGA
- the atpA gene encoding F0F1 ATP synthase subunit alpha has protein sequence MTTTAVRPDEVSAILRRQLSGFESEADLYEVGTVLQVGDGIARIYGLSKVMAGELVEFPNNVMGMVLNLEEDNVGAVLFGDSELVREGDIVKRTRILASIPVGEAMLGRVINPLGQPIDGKGPIETKLRLPLERRAPGVIYREPVKEPLQTGIKAIDSMIPIGRGQRELIIGDRQTGKTAVAIDTIINQARINRSLPPERKNETMHCIYVAVGQKGSSVAQVVGTLEKYGAMEYTTVISATASDPAPMQFIAPFAGAALGEYFRDTGRHALVIYDDLSKQAVAYRQVSLLLRRPPGREAYPGDVFYLHSRLLERAAKIHRDDKIAQAMNDLPEAIRPFVKGGGSLTALPIIETQAGDVSAYIPTNVISITDGQIYLESNLFNAGVRPAINVGISVSRVGGNAQIKAMKKVAGTLRLDLAQYRSLEAFAKFGSDLDKATQAQLTRGARLVEILKQGQYSPVPVEEQVVSIFVGTSGFLDSLPLNLVRRFEAEFLQNVRDTHPEILQTIVEKKELTDDIAKQIKDLAKSYVEVFKTKYQVK, from the coding sequence ATGACCACTACAGCAGTCCGACCCGATGAGGTCTCCGCAATTCTTCGCCGGCAGCTCTCTGGCTTCGAATCCGAAGCCGATCTATACGAAGTCGGCACCGTCTTGCAAGTTGGCGACGGTATTGCGCGCATCTATGGGCTTTCTAAAGTGATGGCTGGCGAACTGGTAGAGTTTCCCAACAATGTGATGGGAATGGTGCTTAATCTCGAGGAAGACAATGTCGGTGCCGTTTTGTTTGGCGATTCGGAGCTGGTGCGAGAGGGAGACATTGTCAAGCGCACACGCATTTTGGCATCGATTCCGGTTGGCGAGGCAATGTTGGGTCGTGTGATTAACCCACTGGGTCAGCCTATTGATGGCAAAGGTCCGATTGAAACCAAACTGCGCCTTCCTTTGGAGCGTCGTGCGCCGGGCGTTATCTACCGCGAACCTGTAAAAGAGCCTTTGCAAACCGGCATTAAGGCGATCGACTCAATGATTCCAATTGGGCGTGGGCAGCGCGAGCTAATTATCGGCGACCGTCAAACTGGTAAAACTGCCGTTGCAATTGATACCATCATCAATCAAGCGCGCATCAATCGCAGCCTGCCCCCTGAACGCAAAAATGAAACTATGCACTGCATTTATGTAGCGGTCGGTCAGAAAGGTTCATCCGTCGCTCAAGTGGTTGGCACGCTCGAGAAGTATGGCGCAATGGAATACACGACGGTAATTTCAGCGACCGCCTCTGACCCTGCACCAATGCAGTTCATCGCTCCATTTGCTGGCGCAGCGCTAGGCGAGTATTTTCGAGATACTGGTCGGCACGCCTTAGTGATTTACGATGACCTCTCTAAACAAGCCGTTGCCTACCGTCAAGTTTCTTTGCTTCTGCGCCGTCCTCCAGGGCGCGAAGCCTATCCGGGTGATGTTTTCTACCTGCACTCGCGGCTCTTGGAACGCGCCGCTAAAATTCACCGTGATGACAAAATTGCTCAAGCGATGAACGACCTGCCTGAAGCGATTCGCCCCTTTGTCAAAGGTGGCGGTTCGCTCACAGCGTTGCCCATCATTGAAACTCAAGCAGGCGATGTCTCAGCATATATCCCGACAAATGTGATCTCTATCACCGATGGGCAAATCTATCTGGAATCCAATCTCTTCAACGCAGGCGTTCGTCCTGCTATCAACGTTGGCATCTCGGTCTCGCGCGTGGGTGGCAATGCGCAAATCAAAGCAATGAAAAAAGTCGCAGGCACTTTGCGCTTGGATTTGGCACAGTATCGCTCGCTGGAAGCTTTTGCAAAATTTGGTTCTGACCTCGATAAGGCGACGCAAGCGCAATTGACACGCGGCGCTCGTTTGGTTGAAATCTTAAAGCAGGGGCAGTATTCACCTGTGCCTGTTGAGGAGCAAGTCGTCTCCATTTTCGTTGGCACCAGTGGCTTTCTGGACAGCCTACCCCTCAATCTGGTGCGGCGCTTTGAGGCAGAGTTTCTGCAAAATGTGCGCGACACGCACCCTGAAATTTTGCAGACTATTGTGGAAAAGAAGGAACTAACCGATGATATTGCTAAGCAAATTAAGGACCTCGCAAAGAGTTACGTGGAAGTCTTCAAAACAAAGTATCAAGTCAAGTAG
- the atpG gene encoding ATP synthase F1 subunit gamma: MATLRELRTRIKGIRNTQQVTKAMRMVAAAKLRRSQDRAIAARPYANALKKMLASIVAKIDVSEFSLLTPRPVTKRILAVVVAADRGLCGAFNANLLKMARETFQGEYQEWAAKNNLLVMPVGRRSVDFFAKQPYPVVERFSGVFQKLEFETAKAIADKATALYASGEVDRVVLFYNEFKTVLAPQLRKEVFLPIEPPKTQPTLSGDYIFEPDPTEIIGQLLPLYLANQIWRMLLESNAAEQAARMTAMDAASNNAKELLRILGITYNRVRQASITKEIIEIISGADALQNK; this comes from the coding sequence ATGGCCACGCTTAGAGAACTTCGCACGCGCATTAAGGGCATTCGCAACACGCAGCAGGTAACTAAGGCAATGCGAATGGTTGCCGCTGCTAAGCTCCGTCGCTCGCAAGACCGGGCGATTGCTGCCCGCCCATATGCCAACGCCCTAAAGAAAATGTTGGCTTCAATTGTCGCAAAAATCGATGTCTCCGAATTCTCGCTGCTCACCCCGCGTCCAGTTACCAAACGCATTCTGGCAGTTGTCGTCGCAGCCGATAGAGGGCTATGCGGCGCCTTTAATGCCAACTTGCTCAAAATGGCTCGGGAGACCTTTCAAGGTGAGTATCAAGAATGGGCGGCTAAGAACAACTTGCTGGTTATGCCCGTTGGACGCCGAAGTGTGGATTTCTTTGCCAAGCAACCGTATCCAGTCGTTGAGCGTTTTTCGGGTGTTTTCCAGAAGCTGGAGTTTGAGACAGCCAAAGCGATTGCTGACAAAGCAACTGCGCTCTACGCCAGTGGGGAGGTCGATCGCGTGGTGCTTTTCTACAATGAGTTCAAAACCGTGCTTGCACCACAGTTGCGAAAGGAGGTCTTTTTGCCGATTGAACCGCCTAAGACCCAGCCCACTTTATCGGGTGATTATATCTTTGAACCAGACCCAACAGAAATTATCGGACAACTTTTGCCGCTCTATCTTGCCAATCAAATTTGGCGGATGCTGCTTGAATCCAACGCTGCTGAACAAGCCGCACGGATGACTGCAATGGATGCTGCCTCTAACAATGCTAAAGAGCTACTGCGCATCTTAGGCATTACTTACAACCGCGTGCGTCAAGCCTCTATCACCAAAGAAATCATTGAAATCATCAGCGGCGCTGATGCCTTGCAGAACAAATAG
- a CDS encoding SRPBCC family protein, with product MHTYQRSIVIDAPIEVVFHFHDDPANLLKITPKDVKVELLGATPAGKGQRVSIMVVQFGFFKSRWDVEITEYEPPYRMVDVAHHSPFRKWRQERRFEKLGDRKTKMTDYIEYELPVEALANIFAGKLIEHEVDKMFRFRQARTKALIEESMQARTAIAI from the coding sequence ATGCACACATATCAACGCTCTATCGTTATTGATGCGCCGATTGAGGTGGTCTTTCACTTTCACGACGACCCAGCCAATCTTCTTAAAATCACGCCGAAAGATGTCAAGGTTGAGCTTTTAGGTGCAACACCTGCAGGTAAGGGACAGCGTGTGAGTATTATGGTAGTGCAGTTTGGGTTTTTCAAGAGTCGCTGGGATGTGGAAATTACGGAGTATGAACCACCCTATCGAATGGTAGATGTGGCTCACCACAGTCCTTTTCGAAAGTGGCGGCAAGAGCGGCGCTTTGAGAAACTAGGTGACCGCAAAACCAAAATGACCGACTACATTGAGTATGAGCTTCCCGTAGAAGCCCTTGCAAATATTTTTGCAGGCAAGCTAATTGAGCACGAAGTCGACAAAATGTTCCGATTCCGACAAGCCCGCACCAAAGCCCTCATCGAAGAAAGTATGCAAGCTCGCACCGCTATTGCGATTTAA
- a CDS encoding heterodisulfide reductase-related iron-sulfur binding cluster, producing the protein MPETDDDTNDSGARIALPTLPLVTDEMLLNCMQCGFCLPHCPTYSLTELERYSPRGRIQLTRALFEGQLLPSESIADIAEAINTCLGCLACQTACPAGVEYEKIFESAKTLVLKTQMKRPMLEVRLLALAMKWLFPYPTRFKRISRLIALTQRWPVEKLLPKNLRRLYRLAPTFSLQFFDESYRNPEPAKGERVLFLSGCIMNTAFADVHWDTVALLQSVGLSVIVPKSQVCCGALNAHNGFLEEAKAMARANLHAFAGEELIVVNSAGCGAMMKHYAQLFSPDEPEYAKATALARRVRDMSEVLLARNFEPKQVRASITYQDACHLEHGQKIRREPRELLQRKFGRIVELNSPQCCGSAGIYNLLQPKLSEQLLEEKLRAIARTGAEIVVTANPGCLLQLQYGLRQISSKVRAMHLASALRL; encoded by the coding sequence ATGCCAGAGACAGATGACGACACGAATGATAGCGGAGCAAGAATCGCCTTGCCTACCTTGCCACTGGTTACCGATGAAATGCTCTTAAACTGTATGCAATGTGGCTTTTGTCTGCCACACTGTCCTACATACAGCCTGACTGAACTTGAGCGTTATTCGCCACGTGGTCGCATTCAGCTAACGCGTGCACTCTTTGAGGGTCAGCTTTTGCCAAGTGAATCGATAGCCGATATTGCCGAAGCCATTAATACCTGCTTAGGGTGTCTGGCTTGTCAGACAGCGTGCCCAGCAGGCGTAGAGTATGAGAAAATTTTTGAGTCCGCAAAGACGCTGGTGCTGAAGACGCAAATGAAGCGACCCATGCTCGAAGTGCGCTTGCTTGCGCTGGCAATGAAGTGGCTTTTCCCATACCCTACTCGCTTCAAGCGCATCTCGCGTTTGATAGCGCTGACACAACGCTGGCCAGTAGAAAAACTCCTGCCCAAAAACTTGCGACGGCTCTACCGACTTGCACCCACTTTCTCGCTGCAGTTTTTCGATGAAAGCTACCGAAATCCAGAGCCAGCGAAGGGCGAGCGCGTGCTCTTTCTTTCGGGCTGCATTATGAACACAGCGTTTGCCGATGTGCATTGGGACACCGTAGCGCTGCTGCAGAGTGTGGGGCTTAGCGTGATTGTACCAAAGTCGCAAGTGTGCTGTGGAGCACTAAATGCGCACAATGGCTTTCTCGAGGAAGCAAAAGCGATGGCAAGAGCAAATCTGCACGCATTTGCGGGCGAGGAACTAATTGTGGTGAATTCTGCAGGCTGCGGCGCAATGATGAAGCATTATGCTCAGCTTTTTTCACCAGATGAGCCAGAATATGCCAAGGCAACTGCCCTCGCACGCCGCGTGCGCGACATGTCAGAAGTGTTGCTGGCGCGAAATTTTGAGCCAAAGCAGGTTAGAGCGAGCATTACCTATCAAGATGCTTGCCACTTGGAGCATGGGCAGAAAATCCGCCGTGAACCGCGCGAGCTATTGCAGCGAAAATTTGGACGCATTGTTGAACTGAACTCGCCACAATGCTGTGGTAGTGCAGGTATCTACAACCTGCTGCAGCCGAAACTATCTGAGCAACTTTTGGAAGAAAAGCTACGAGCAATTGCACGCACAGGTGCTGAAATTGTGGTAACGGCAAACCCAGGCTGCCTTCTACAGTTGCAATACGGGCTACGGCAAATCAGCAGCAAAGTTAGAGCAATGCACCTTGCCTCAGCACTGCGGCTCTGA
- the nadB gene encoding L-aspartate oxidase, producing the protein MTEEVKVDTLVIGSGIAGLFFALRAARLGSVLIITKKEQSDSNTNWAQGGIAAVLAPDDRYELHIADTLEAGAGLCNREAVEVLVKEGPEHVRELIAMGVQFTMKDGEPHLVREGGHSKNRILHAADLTGREIERALLAKVAETPNITLWEHHIAIELITEHHLRRKTNDITCYGAYALDTKTGRFKKILSRFTMLATGGCGQVYQHTTNPEIATGDGIAMAYRAGAEIHNMEFIQFHPTSLYHPKAKSFLISEAVRGFGGILRNSKGEAFMARYDARKELAPRDIVARAIDSEMKKLGDECVYLDITHKPASAIKEHFPNIYERCLMYGIDITQELIPVVPAMHYSCGGVATDLFARTTLNRLYASGEAACTGVHGANRLASNSLLEALVFSHRAYLDLCQNFKSVSIRSDFPDWDESGTESPEEWVLISHNRKEVQQVMNDYVGIVRSDLRLERARRRIEFLKEETEAYYKRTKVSEGLLELRNIIKVAKLIIESAIKRRESRGLHYTTDYPYRDDKHYLRNTVLRSF; encoded by the coding sequence ATGACAGAAGAAGTCAAGGTTGACACGCTGGTTATTGGTAGTGGCATTGCAGGTCTATTCTTTGCACTCCGTGCTGCAAGGCTTGGTAGCGTGCTGATAATCACCAAGAAAGAGCAATCCGATTCCAATACGAATTGGGCGCAAGGAGGCATTGCAGCAGTTCTAGCACCAGATGATCGATATGAACTGCACATTGCAGATACGCTTGAAGCAGGAGCGGGGCTGTGCAATCGTGAAGCCGTGGAAGTGCTCGTCAAGGAAGGACCGGAGCATGTCAGAGAACTGATTGCGATGGGCGTGCAATTTACAATGAAAGATGGTGAGCCTCACCTTGTGCGGGAAGGTGGGCATTCCAAGAATAGAATTCTGCATGCAGCCGACTTAACTGGACGTGAAATTGAGCGTGCTCTACTGGCGAAGGTCGCTGAGACCCCCAATATTACACTCTGGGAACACCATATCGCAATTGAGCTGATTACAGAGCATCACCTGCGCAGGAAAACCAACGACATCACTTGCTATGGTGCATATGCGCTGGATACTAAGACAGGGCGGTTCAAGAAAATTCTCTCGCGCTTTACAATGCTGGCAACAGGCGGGTGCGGGCAAGTCTATCAGCATACGACCAATCCAGAGATTGCAACAGGCGACGGCATCGCCATGGCGTATCGAGCAGGTGCAGAGATTCACAATATGGAGTTCATTCAATTTCACCCTACCTCGCTCTATCACCCAAAAGCCAAGTCATTTTTGATTAGCGAAGCCGTGCGCGGATTTGGCGGCATTTTACGCAACTCCAAAGGCGAAGCCTTTATGGCGCGGTATGATGCGCGTAAGGAATTGGCACCACGCGATATCGTTGCTCGTGCAATTGACAGCGAAATGAAAAAGCTGGGCGATGAATGCGTCTATTTGGACATCACACACAAGCCCGCCAGCGCTATCAAGGAGCACTTCCCAAACATTTATGAGCGCTGCTTGATGTATGGCATTGACATCACGCAGGAGCTTATTCCCGTCGTACCGGCAATGCATTATTCGTGCGGTGGCGTGGCAACTGACCTGTTTGCTCGCACCACACTCAACCGCCTCTATGCCTCTGGAGAAGCAGCATGCACAGGCGTGCATGGCGCAAATCGGCTTGCAAGCAATTCGCTGCTGGAAGCACTGGTGTTTTCACATCGTGCGTACTTAGACTTATGCCAGAATTTCAAGTCTGTCTCAATTCGTAGCGATTTTCCCGACTGGGACGAAAGTGGTACAGAATCACCTGAAGAATGGGTGCTCATTTCACATAACCGAAAAGAAGTGCAGCAAGTAATGAATGATTATGTAGGGATTGTGCGCAGCGACTTGCGCTTGGAGCGGGCACGCCGACGGATTGAATTTCTCAAAGAAGAAACCGAAGCCTACTACAAGCGCACCAAAGTCTCTGAAGGCTTATTGGAACTGCGTAACATTATCAAAGTAGCAAAACTCATCATTGAAAGCGCAATCAAACGCCGTGAATCAAGAGGCTTGCATTATACCACTGACTATCCTTACCGAGACGACAAGCACTACCTACGCAACACGGTGCTTCGCTCATTTTAG
- a CDS encoding VTT domain-containing protein, which produces MDVLTTLRHWIAPETIVSAGYAIMALVIFAETGLLAGFFLPGDSLLVTAGIFAARGDLDLLWLNGLLTLCAIVGDATGYFIGRRAGAALFDRPDSRFFKRKYVEQTQAFYDKHGGKTIILARFVPIVRTFAPTMAGVAKMHYPKFAAYNIFGGIFWVMSMTLTGYFLGKSFPTIAKDIDKVIIVVVAISLLPVVWHLIRERYMAPAPAETPAE; this is translated from the coding sequence ATGGATGTTCTAACTACGCTGCGTCACTGGATTGCCCCAGAGACAATTGTGAGCGCTGGCTACGCAATTATGGCGCTCGTGATTTTTGCCGAAACTGGCTTACTTGCAGGTTTCTTTCTACCCGGCGACTCGCTTCTGGTTACAGCAGGCATTTTTGCAGCACGTGGCGACCTTGACCTCCTGTGGCTGAATGGATTGCTGACACTCTGTGCCATCGTGGGTGATGCAACTGGCTATTTCATTGGTCGGCGAGCGGGCGCAGCACTATTTGACCGACCAGACTCCCGCTTCTTCAAACGCAAGTATGTGGAGCAAACTCAAGCCTTTTACGACAAGCACGGCGGCAAAACAATTATCCTTGCGCGCTTTGTGCCAATCGTGCGCACCTTTGCACCCACTATGGCAGGTGTGGCAAAGATGCACTATCCAAAGTTTGCGGCTTACAACATCTTCGGGGGTATTTTCTGGGTAATGAGTATGACACTCACGGGCTACTTCTTAGGCAAGAGTTTCCCAACCATCGCAAAGGATATCGACAAAGTCATCATTGTCGTAGTGGCTATCTCACTCTTGCCTGTAGTCTGGCACCTGATTAGAGAGCGCTACATGGCGCCAGCTCCAGCTGAAACACCAGCAGAATAG
- a CDS encoding DUF427 domain-containing protein, with amino-acid sequence MKKESVWNYPRPPRLEPTARRLRVFFAGEKIADTTRALRVLETSHPPTYYIPVEDIKMQYLQPSTHWSFCEFKGEAAYWTVQVGKRSSPNAAWSYPNPTPRYADLKNHIAFYASRVDECYVDDERVIPQAGDFYGGWITSDLIGPFKGGRDTWGW; translated from the coding sequence GTGAAAAAAGAAAGCGTTTGGAACTATCCACGCCCGCCACGCTTAGAGCCAACGGCACGAAGACTGCGTGTCTTCTTTGCAGGCGAGAAAATAGCTGATACTACTCGTGCCCTTAGAGTGTTAGAGACCAGCCACCCGCCTACTTACTACATTCCGGTTGAAGATATTAAGATGCAATACCTTCAGCCTTCGACGCATTGGTCATTTTGCGAGTTTAAAGGTGAGGCAGCATACTGGACAGTGCAGGTTGGCAAGAGAAGTTCTCCTAATGCAGCGTGGAGTTATCCAAATCCGACGCCGCGCTACGCCGACCTAAAAAATCACATTGCATTCTACGCTAGCCGTGTAGATGAATGTTATGTGGATGATGAAAGAGTAATCCCTCAAGCTGGTGATTTTTACGGTGGATGGATTACAAGTGACCTCATCGGGCCTTTCAAAGGCGGCAGAGATACATGGGGGTGGTAG